The DNA segment ACGCGCTCGACGACGGAGAGCCCCTTCGCGCTCGACGAGAGGTTGGAGACGTAGAGCGTGACCTCCCGCTCCACGTGCTGCGTGCCGGAGATCGCGGTCGTCTTGCGCTTCTCCGTGACCTTGCGCCGGACGCGGAGCCCGTCGTCGACGCCGAAGCCGAGCTCGAACGGCTCGCCCGCGCCGACGAGCTCGGTCTTCGCCTTCCCCACGATCTCCGTCTCGCGGCCGACCGTGACCGGCCCCGCGAGGAGCGGCCCCGGCCCCGGCAGCGTCCCGTTCGCGCGCAGGTGCGTCGCGGACCCGAGCTCCGGGAAACACACGCGCTCGACCTTGCACGACACGACCCGCGCGCCGATCTCCACCCGCACCGGATGCCCGTCGCTCGCGATCGTCGCCGGCGAGCGGCCGTCGAGCCACTGCGCCTCGCCGCCGTCGTCGACGCCAGGCATCTCGTCGACGTCCCGCGTCCCCCGCGCCGCGCCGGCGACGTCGATCGCTTGATCGCGCGCCTCGACGACGACCTGTCTCCGCTCCATGTCCGACTTCTTCCGGCTCACGAGCACGTCCTCACGGAGGTGAGGCGCCGACGCGCTGCGCGCCGGCCGCGCGGTCGAGAAGCGGCAGCGGACGTCCTTCCAGGTCTCGCCCGTCGCCTGCCAGACCGTCGCGTACGAGGTGATCGTGATTTCACCGGCCGTACCGTCGGCATTCCGCGTGAGCCGCGCAAGGTGCTCCGGCCGCCAAAGTGCGCACGGCGTCCGATAGGTCACCTCGATCGCGACCTCCCGCTCGTCCGGCGCGACGATCTCGACCTCGGCGAACGCGGAGTACCGCGGCGTCCGCTGCCGAGCTTGTTCGAGCCGAACCTCGACCCGCGCGAGCTCGTCCCGCGCCTCGTGCTTCTGCGTTCGCTGCGCGGCGTAGGCGTCGAGGAGCTGGGTGTGCTCTGCGTCCAGCGCGGCGTACGCGCGCTCGAGCTCCTTCGCCGCCTCGCCCGCGCGGGACGGCACCGCCGCGACGGAGCCCACCCACAGCCCCAGCATCGCCGCGACGCGCGCGCCCTCGACGTGCGCGTTCGCCTGCGCGCGCTCCGCCCGCCCGAGCCGCTCCCGCGCGAGGGCGACCTCCTCCTCCAGCGCCGTCACCTCCGCCGCGCTCGCCGCCGCGACGTCCTCCACCGTGCGCCGCACGCGGCTGTAGACGACCTCGACGCCGCTCGCCTTGCAGACGAGGCTGCGATCGTCGACGAGGAGCGTGATGCCGTGCGCGTGCACGCGCGATCGCCCGGCCGGCACCTTGCAGCGCACGACGCGCACGACCTCGGCGCGGTCTTCGAAAAATGTGATAGCCGAGACCTCGCTATCCGCCCGCGTGATAGTGCTCTCAGCCACGGCGGCTCCCTCCCACGATGTCGAGCTTCGACGCGAAGACGAGGCGGTAGACGATCTCGAGCGACGCCGGCTTCCCCGGCGTCACCGCGACGTCGAAGCGTTGGCCGCCGCGCACCGGCTCTCCGCGCTCGGCCTGGTCGTACGCGACCGGCTGCGGCGCCGCCCGAACGAGCTTGATCTCGATCGCCTTGTCGTCGGTGACGGGGACGCGCTCGAGGACCACGACCTTGATCGGGTCCTTGATCGCCGAGGTCAGCTCGATGCTCACGGTGTGCGTGACCGCGAGCGAGCCGCCGAGGAGCCCCGCCGACTCCTCCTCCGCGCGGACGTTGCGCGCGACCTTGACCCGATCGTCGACCCCCATCCCGCACCAGAGCGTGCCGCCGCGATCGATCCGCGTCGACGTCGTCTCCGCGAGGAGGCTGCCGTCGAGGTACACGTCGACCGGCCCGCCGAGCAGCGCCTGATCGAAGGGGTTGATCACGTTCGCTTCGCGGTACACCTCCGTCGCCTCGCTCGGGACCGTGCGCCACGCGATGAGCACGTTGCACGGCATCGTCGCGACGCCGACGCGATGCACGCGACCATCCGACGGCACGTCCGCGCGCCCCGCCGCCTCGTAGCGATGATCGAACATCCCGCGCGACTCGAGCGGATCGACCCACCGCGCCTTCGCCGCTCCGCTCAGGAGCGAGACGTCGAGGTCGAACATCGTGCGATCGAAGCTCGATCGCTGCGGCACCAGCTTGCCGCGGCGCGGGTGCTCCGCGCCCGCGAGCACGAGCGCGTCGAGGTCGCTCCACTGCTCGCCGAGGACCAGCTCGGGCTCCGGCTCCGCCGCCGCCGCCGCGAACGCGCCGAGCTCGTACGCGTCCGCGCCGCCGTCACCTCCACCTCCACCTCCGCCGAACGCCGCGCCGAACAGGCCGGCCGACTTCGCCATCGCCGGCATCACCATTCCGGCCGGGGCGGGCACACCTCCGCGCGCGCGCATCGCCATCGGCGCTCCTTGCATCGCCGGCGGTGGAGGCGGGGGCGCGCCGGTGTCGGAGAGGGACATGGGCGCCGCGCCGGGCGGCGCCCCGAACGACGCCATCGCGCCTTCGTAGGCCTCCTTCTTCGACGGCCTCGCCGCCTCGAGGCGCGGCGCGCTCTCGGGCAACGCGCGCACCGCCGTCGCCTCGTCGTCGTCCGCGTCCGCCGGCGCGATCGTACGCGCGGGCGGCGGCCCCGGCACGATCGGCGGCAGCGGCCGGAACGCGAGGTACGCCGCGAACATGTCGTCGCCGCCGGCCGGCGCGGGGCGGAGCGGTCGTCGCTTCGACGGCTGCGCGCGGCCGAACCGCAGCGACGCGAGCTCGGGCAGCCGCGCGTCGAACACGAGGTCGGCGCTCGAGAGCGCGAGGAGCGCCGCGGTCCAGTCCTCGCCCGTGAGCTGCGCGACGAGCGCCTCGAACGTCCACGTCGCGCGCGCCCCCGCGTCCTCGATCCGCAGCGTATAGGACGGCCACCAGCGCGCGGCCGCGACGGCGTAGGTGACGAGGAGCTTCCCCGGCGCGCCGTCGCCGCTGACGCGAACGACGATCCGGCGCGTCGGCTGCTGCGCCCCCATCCGCTCTTGCGACGACGTCTGCGCGTCTTCGAGGCGCGCGGCGTCGATCGCGCGCTGCACGTCGCGCTGCTCCCGTTCGAGCGAAAACAGCCGATCGTCGAGGTCGGCGATCTTCGCCGCGAGGAGCTTCGCCATCGCGAGCGTCTCGGTGAAGCGCACGTCGATCGCGTCGCGCGGCCGCTTGCTCCCGTCGTGCGCGCGCAGCGCGGGGGAGAGCGCGCACTGCGCGAGCTGGTGACGCCGCGCCGCGAGGACACCGTGCTCGTCGACGAGCCGCTTGTGACGCGCGCGCAGCTCACGCACCTTCGTGACGCTCGCGCCGGGCTTCGCCTCCTTCGCCGGCACGACGACGCTGGTGTGCACCGCGACGACGAGCCGCTCGCTCCCTTCCAGCTCCGCGCGCGCGCTCCCTGCCCGCGCGGCGACGGTGACGCCGGGCACGGCGACGTCGACGATCCCGCCGCCGAGGTCGGCCGGGAGCGTCACCTCACGCGTGACGAGCGCACCGCGCGCGTGCACGACGACCTTCGAAACGGCGCTGGCGCACTCGATCTCCACGGAGCGAGGCTATCTGGTACCCATGGGGAGATGAAGCCGACAATCCGTCGCCTCGCCTGCGCGCTCGCCCTCTTCGCCGCGGCGTGCGACGAAAAGAAGGAAGAGAAGCCGACGGATCTCCAGCCCGCGCTGTCGGCCGTCGCGTCGGTCATCGCCTCGACGGGCCCGCCGATCATGTCCGCCGCGCCGGTCGCCTCCGCCCCGGCGCCGGCGACGCCGCCGGACTCCGTCGCCGCGCAACACGTCCTCATCGCGTACAAAGGCGCGAAGGGCGCCGACGCGAAGGTGACGCGCACGAAGGCCGACGCGAAGAAGCGCGCCGAGGAGGTCCTCGCGAAGGCGAAGGAAGGCACCGACTTCTCCACCCTCGTCGCGAAGTACTCCGAGGACCCCGGCAGCAAGACGCGCCAGGGCAGCCTCGGCAAGTTCACGCGCGAGAAGATGACGAAGCCCTTCTCCGACGCCGCCTTCGCCCTCCCCGTCGACGGCATCAGCGACATCGTGGAGACCGACTTCGGCTTCCACATCATCAAGCGCAACCAATGAGGCGGGCGGAGCCGGCGCGCGATCAGCGCATGCTCCTGACGGGCGTGAGCTGGGACCAGTACATCGCGTTGAGCGAGCTCTTCAACGGGCGGCCCAGCGTCCGGCTCACGTACATCGACGGGGTGCTCGAGATCATGACCACGGGACCGCTCCACGAGCGCCTGAAGACGCTCCTCGCTCGGCTCCTCGAGGTGTACGCGCTCGCGCGCGGCGTCCGCCTCCACGGCTACGGTTCGACGACCTACCGGCGGAAGGCGAAGAAGCGAGGCCTCGAGCCCGACGAGTGCTACTTCGTCGGTGAGGTCGACGGTCCGTTCCCTCACCTGGCGATCGAGGTCGCGATCTCGAGCGGAGGGCTCGACAAGCTGCCCGTCTATGCCGGCCTCGGCGTGCGCGAGGTCTGGATCTGGAAGAAAGGCCGCCTCACCGTGCACCGCTTCCAGAGCGGCACGTACGTGCCCGCGGTGCGGAGCGCGCTCCTCCCGGCGCTCGACCTCGAAGAGCTCGCGCGTTTCGCGACCATCGAGGACCAACCAGAGGCGGTCGCCGCGTACTTCACGCACCTCACACGCCGAACGACGCCGCGACGCGCAAAGAAGGCTCGCTCGCGGCGGTAGCGTCTCGCGGACGCGACACCGCGCGGCGTCCGGCAAGACGCGATCGTCCAGGGATCACGGCCCCGCGAGGCGGGTACGACATGTGCTTCGGCGGGTCGCATGTCCTCGTCTCCGCTCCGGTGCGTGCTGCTCACGGTCGTCGCGCTCGCGGCCGCCTGCAACTCTCGCGACGACGAGGTGGGCTCCTCGTATGCCGCGGCCTCGGCCACGGCGAGCGCCGAAGGTCGCGACCGCATCCCCGCCGGGTTCCCGATCGGCGTGCTCGACGAGGCGCTCGCCGGCGCCGAGAGGTTGAGCAAGCGGACGTACGACGCGACCGGCACCTACGACATCTGGTTCACGAGCGACGCCCCCGATCCGTCCGAGACGATGTACGGCTCGTACGACTCCGATC comes from the Labilithrix sp. genome and includes:
- a CDS encoding DUF4139 domain-containing protein, whose amino-acid sequence is MEIECASAVSKVVVHARGALVTREVTLPADLGGGIVDVAVPGVTVAARAGSARAELEGSERLVVAVHTSVVVPAKEAKPGASVTKVRELRARHKRLVDEHGVLAARRHQLAQCALSPALRAHDGSKRPRDAIDVRFTETLAMAKLLAAKIADLDDRLFSLEREQRDVQRAIDAARLEDAQTSSQERMGAQQPTRRIVVRVSGDGAPGKLLVTYAVAAARWWPSYTLRIEDAGARATWTFEALVAQLTGEDWTAALLALSSADLVFDARLPELASLRFGRAQPSKRRPLRPAPAGGDDMFAAYLAFRPLPPIVPGPPPARTIAPADADDDEATAVRALPESAPRLEAARPSKKEAYEGAMASFGAPPGAAPMSLSDTGAPPPPPPAMQGAPMAMRARGGVPAPAGMVMPAMAKSAGLFGAAFGGGGGGGDGGADAYELGAFAAAAAEPEPELVLGEQWSDLDALVLAGAEHPRRGKLVPQRSSFDRTMFDLDVSLLSGAAKARWVDPLESRGMFDHRYEAAGRADVPSDGRVHRVGVATMPCNVLIAWRTVPSEATEVYREANVINPFDQALLGGPVDVYLDGSLLAETTSTRIDRGGTLWCGMGVDDRVKVARNVRAEEESAGLLGGSLAVTHTVSIELTSAIKDPIKVVVLERVPVTDDKAIEIKLVRAAPQPVAYDQAERGEPVRGGQRFDVAVTPGKPASLEIVYRLVFASKLDIVGGSRRG
- a CDS encoding peptidyl-prolyl cis-trans isomerase, with protein sequence MKPTIRRLACALALFAAACDEKKEEKPTDLQPALSAVASVIASTGPPIMSAAPVASAPAPATPPDSVAAQHVLIAYKGAKGADAKVTRTKADAKKRAEEVLAKAKEGTDFSTLVAKYSEDPGSKTRQGSLGKFTREKMTKPFSDAAFALPVDGISDIVETDFGFHIIKRNQ
- a CDS encoding DUF4139 domain-containing protein gives rise to the protein MAESTITRADSEVSAITFFEDRAEVVRVVRCKVPAGRSRVHAHGITLLVDDRSLVCKASGVEVVYSRVRRTVEDVAAASAAEVTALEEEVALARERLGRAERAQANAHVEGARVAAMLGLWVGSVAAVPSRAGEAAKELERAYAALDAEHTQLLDAYAAQRTQKHEARDELARVEVRLEQARQRTPRYSAFAEVEIVAPDEREVAIEVTYRTPCALWRPEHLARLTRNADGTAGEITITSYATVWQATGETWKDVRCRFSTARPARSASAPHLREDVLVSRKKSDMERRQVVVEARDQAIDVAGAARGTRDVDEMPGVDDGGEAQWLDGRSPATIASDGHPVRVEIGARVVSCKVERVCFPELGSATHLRANGTLPGPGPLLAGPVTVGRETEIVGKAKTELVGAGEPFELGFGVDDGLRVRRKVTEKRKTTAISGTQHVEREVTLYVSNLSSSAKGLSVVERVPVSEVEDVEITLERTKDMRFDARDGFATFDVSIAPHATREIVLAYKIEAKSNVVLPPS
- a CDS encoding Uma2 family endonuclease, with the translated sequence MRRAEPARDQRMLLTGVSWDQYIALSELFNGRPSVRLTYIDGVLEIMTTGPLHERLKTLLARLLEVYALARGVRLHGYGSTTYRRKAKKRGLEPDECYFVGEVDGPFPHLAIEVAISSGGLDKLPVYAGLGVREVWIWKKGRLTVHRFQSGTYVPAVRSALLPALDLEELARFATIEDQPEAVAAYFTHLTRRTTPRRAKKARSRR